One Thermomicrobiales bacterium DNA window includes the following coding sequences:
- a CDS encoding acyl-CoA dehydrogenase family protein, translating into MATEITKAQLLTLQLSRLLDAGEATAGMTAMAKANNSKIARDCARLAREILGGNGILQQHHVMRHMVDIEAIYTFEGTWDINTLVVGRDLTGLSAFV; encoded by the coding sequence ATGGCAACCGAGATCACGAAAGCGCAGCTGCTGACACTGCAGCTCTCTCGTTTGCTCGATGCCGGAGAGGCGACCGCAGGGATGACCGCGATGGCCAAGGCGAACAACTCGAAGATAGCCCGCGACTGCGCTCGACTGGCGCGTGAAATCCTGGGCGGGAATGGCATCCTCCAGCAACACCACGTCATGCGGCATATGGTGGACATCGAAGCGATCTATACCTTCGAGGGAACGTGGGACATCAACACGCTGGTGGTGGGCCGGGACTTGACTGGTTTGAGCGCGTTTGTCTAG